From the genome of Nakamurella flavida, one region includes:
- a CDS encoding VIT1/CCC1 transporter family protein has product MSDDGSDVPTPTQHPAEPHSGALGARLNWLRAGVLGANDGIVSTAGLVVGVAGATTATGPILTAGIAGLVAGAVSMALGEYVSVSSQRDSEKALLDKERAELAEFPEAELEELAAIYVAKGASPQTARTLAEELTAHDAFAAHVDAELGIDPDDLTSPGQAAVSSAVAFTTGSLLPLLAILLPPVGARVPVTFVVVLLALALTGAISARLGGARQRPAVLRLVVGGALAMAVTYGVGQLVGAVGL; this is encoded by the coding sequence GTGAGCGACGACGGATCGGATGTCCCGACCCCCACCCAGCACCCCGCAGAACCGCACAGCGGCGCCCTGGGGGCCCGGCTGAACTGGTTGCGCGCGGGGGTGCTCGGCGCCAACGACGGGATCGTCTCCACGGCCGGTCTGGTGGTCGGCGTGGCCGGTGCGACCACGGCCACCGGCCCCATCCTCACCGCCGGGATCGCGGGTCTGGTGGCCGGGGCGGTGTCGATGGCGCTCGGTGAGTACGTCTCGGTGAGCAGTCAACGCGACAGCGAGAAGGCCCTGCTGGACAAGGAGCGGGCCGAACTGGCCGAGTTCCCGGAGGCCGAGCTCGAGGAACTCGCCGCGATCTACGTGGCCAAGGGGGCGAGCCCGCAGACCGCGCGGACCCTGGCCGAGGAACTCACCGCCCACGACGCGTTCGCCGCGCACGTGGACGCCGAGCTGGGCATCGACCCCGACGATCTGACCAGCCCCGGGCAGGCGGCCGTCTCCTCGGCCGTCGCGTTCACCACCGGATCGCTGCTCCCCCTGCTGGCCATCCTGCTCCCGCCCGTCGGAGCGCGCGTTCCGGTGACCTTCGTGGTGGTCCTGCTGGCCCTGGCCCTGACCGGCGCGATCAGTGCCCGCCTGGGCGGCGCCCGGCAGCGCCCGGCCGTCCTGCGCCTGGTGGTCGGCGGGGCACTGGCCATGGCCGTGACCTACGGGGTCGGTCAACTCGTGGGCGCCGTCGGCCTCTGA
- a CDS encoding helix-turn-helix domain-containing protein yields MLLRNALGETLREARTQQNRTLRDVSTAANVSLGYLSEVERGRKEASSELLASICDALDLQLAEVLDTVSRTIRTEMAAASAKSAVTANSSKLGLDPARRLDPALRIVMPYNGRPSTPVG; encoded by the coding sequence GTGCTACTGCGTAATGCTCTGGGTGAGACCCTGCGGGAAGCCCGCACGCAACAGAACCGCACCCTGCGGGACGTCTCCACAGCGGCGAACGTTTCGCTCGGGTACCTCTCCGAGGTGGAACGCGGCCGCAAGGAGGCCTCCAGCGAGCTGCTGGCCTCGATCTGCGACGCGCTCGACCTCCAGCTCGCCGAGGTGCTCGACACGGTGAGTCGCACCATCCGGACCGAGATGGCCGCCGCATCGGCGAAGTCCGCCGTCACCGCCAACTCCAGCAAGCTCGGCCTCGACCCGGCCCGGCGCCTGGATCCGGCCCTGCGCATCGTCATGCCCTACAACGGTCGGCCAAGCACCCCGGTCGGCTGA
- a CDS encoding ACT domain-containing protein, with product MSITLVAAVAANGVIGADGGLPWRLPADLRRFKALTLGHTMVMGRRTYDSIGRPLPGRQTVVVTRQADWTVDGVQTAASVPEAIALAGDGEIMVVGGGEIYRQTLDLADRLEITHVDAEVAGDTTFPVIDRTRWEVTRDEPGEGFRFVSYRRTPVRDLDALLADLRPRRRAGEYVYCRVPGALVPDGLAPVVTVTEDEGLTLVLARDGAAAGGFPAEPVLAWIELGVDSALDAVGLTAAVATALAGRGIPANVVAGYTHDHLFVPADRADEALEILGGLGR from the coding sequence ATGAGCATCACCCTGGTCGCGGCCGTGGCCGCCAACGGAGTCATCGGCGCGGACGGCGGGCTGCCGTGGCGGCTGCCGGCCGACCTGCGCCGGTTCAAGGCGCTGACCCTGGGCCACACGATGGTGATGGGTCGCCGCACCTACGACTCCATCGGCCGCCCCCTGCCGGGACGGCAGACCGTGGTGGTCACCCGGCAGGCCGACTGGACGGTCGACGGCGTGCAGACGGCCGCCTCGGTGCCCGAGGCGATCGCGCTGGCCGGGGACGGCGAGATCATGGTGGTCGGCGGCGGCGAGATCTACCGGCAGACCCTGGATCTCGCCGACAGGTTGGAGATCACCCACGTGGACGCGGAGGTCGCCGGGGACACCACCTTCCCGGTCATCGACCGGACGCGGTGGGAGGTCACCCGGGACGAGCCCGGCGAGGGCTTCCGGTTCGTCAGCTACCGGCGGACACCCGTGCGGGACCTCGACGCCCTCCTGGCCGATCTGCGGCCCCGGCGCCGCGCCGGGGAGTACGTGTACTGCCGCGTCCCCGGGGCCCTGGTCCCAGACGGGCTCGCGCCCGTCGTCACGGTGACCGAGGACGAGGGCCTGACCCTGGTGCTGGCGCGGGACGGGGCGGCGGCCGGCGGCTTCCCCGCCGAGCCGGTGCTGGCCTGGATCGAACTGGGGGTGGATTCGGCGCTGGACGCGGTCGGGCTGACCGCGGCCGTCGCCACCGCCCTGGCCGGCCGGGGCATCCCGGCCAACGTCGTCGCCGGGTACACCCACGACCACCTCTTCGTGCCCGCCGACCGGGCGGACGAGGCGCTGGAGATCCTGGGTGGGCTCGGCCGCTGA
- a CDS encoding bifunctional lysylphosphatidylglycerol flippase/synthetase MprF, with the protein MTDVEHKPGGASVAAPATGGPTAAAVAADTAPGRKRALFLAVAKRVPFTTAYVLITMALSIAFGTLWSNAEDKPWYPDISYGLPSFEAGRWWTLVTGNFFALYPVYYLFVAGAFALLTGFAEYKLGTRRTIVLTVAYQVVAVLVVALVFLIFRNTGWTWAADRAQETDVGFSAGMLAVLGVASAAVRPPWRLRLRLAIWIYVLFSFLFVGQMADAEHLVAVALSLPFSTRLAGPRGLRARALPTRHEVRLLAFAMSLVTTGMLIIGNLLPNRITPLGVDDGVDDTATWFVLGILLLTVLIANGLRRGYRWAWVTEIVLLALPLLLVVLVIAVWILSLIFPDADLDLDGIPEFVATSVITASFLVMLIVTRRSFRVPRRSRRRLATSSAHPETARELIKKWGGDTISWMTTWSENRHMITEDGESFIAFVRHANVAVALGDPVGPPGSKKATIDAFVTLCDRAGMVPYIFSCTAETTAVTDALGWQSAQVAEDNVIDLPALEFKGKKWQDIRTALNKAPKEGITFRMVNLSDEPWALVRQVENLSQEWLGDKKLPEMGFTLGGLTEALDPEVRVGLALDQEGIVQGVTSWMPVYGRDGEIAGWTLDLMRRADGGFRATMEFLIASSCLWFKDQGAKFVSLSGAPLARSEGEEGHPEKAVEKFLNTLGATLEPVYGFRSLHKFKAKFQPRLTPMYMVYRDEADLPRIGLAITRAYLPNAGIGEMLSVVRH; encoded by the coding sequence ATGACCGATGTGGAGCACAAGCCGGGGGGCGCAAGCGTGGCGGCTCCGGCGACCGGCGGCCCGACGGCCGCGGCGGTCGCCGCGGACACGGCGCCCGGTCGCAAGCGGGCACTGTTCCTGGCCGTGGCCAAGCGGGTGCCGTTCACCACCGCCTACGTGCTGATCACCATGGCCCTGTCGATAGCGTTCGGCACGCTCTGGTCGAACGCCGAGGACAAGCCGTGGTACCCGGACATCTCCTACGGGCTCCCCTCCTTCGAGGCCGGTCGCTGGTGGACGCTGGTCACCGGAAACTTCTTCGCCCTGTACCCCGTCTACTACCTCTTCGTGGCCGGCGCCTTCGCCCTGCTCACCGGGTTCGCCGAATACAAGCTCGGCACCCGGCGCACCATCGTCCTCACCGTCGCGTACCAGGTCGTCGCCGTCCTCGTCGTGGCCCTGGTCTTCCTGATCTTCCGCAACACCGGCTGGACCTGGGCGGCCGACCGCGCCCAGGAGACCGATGTCGGCTTCTCGGCCGGGATGCTCGCCGTGCTGGGCGTCGCCTCCGCAGCGGTCCGTCCCCCGTGGCGACTGCGGCTGCGGCTGGCGATCTGGATCTACGTCCTGTTCTCGTTCCTCTTCGTCGGGCAGATGGCCGATGCGGAACACCTGGTCGCCGTGGCTCTCTCGCTCCCGTTCTCGACCCGGTTGGCCGGGCCCCGTGGCCTGCGGGCCCGCGCGCTGCCCACCCGGCACGAGGTCCGGCTCCTGGCGTTCGCCATGTCGCTGGTCACCACCGGCATGCTCATCATCGGTAATCTGCTGCCCAACCGGATCACCCCCCTGGGAGTGGACGACGGGGTCGACGACACCGCCACCTGGTTCGTGCTGGGCATCCTGCTGCTGACCGTCCTCATCGCCAACGGGCTCCGCCGCGGGTACCGCTGGGCGTGGGTGACCGAGATCGTGTTGCTCGCACTCCCGCTGCTGCTCGTCGTCCTGGTCATCGCGGTCTGGATCCTGTCGCTGATCTTCCCCGACGCCGATCTCGATCTCGACGGCATCCCGGAGTTCGTGGCCACCTCGGTGATCACCGCGTCCTTCCTGGTCATGCTCATCGTCACCCGGCGCTCCTTCCGGGTCCCCCGGCGTAGCCGGCGCAGGCTCGCCACCAGCAGCGCCCACCCCGAGACCGCCCGCGAGCTGATCAAGAAGTGGGGCGGCGACACGATCTCCTGGATGACCACCTGGTCGGAGAACCGGCACATGATCACCGAGGACGGGGAGAGCTTCATCGCGTTCGTGCGGCACGCCAACGTTGCGGTCGCCCTCGGCGATCCCGTCGGGCCCCCCGGATCGAAGAAGGCCACGATCGACGCCTTCGTGACGCTGTGCGACCGGGCCGGGATGGTGCCCTACATCTTCTCGTGCACCGCCGAGACCACCGCGGTCACCGATGCCCTGGGGTGGCAGAGCGCCCAGGTCGCCGAGGACAACGTCATCGACCTGCCCGCCTTGGAGTTCAAGGGCAAGAAGTGGCAGGACATCCGCACGGCGTTGAACAAGGCCCCCAAGGAAGGCATCACCTTCCGGATGGTCAACCTCTCCGACGAGCCGTGGGCACTGGTCCGACAGGTCGAGAACCTCTCCCAGGAATGGCTGGGCGACAAGAAGCTCCCCGAGATGGGATTCACCCTCGGCGGGCTCACCGAGGCCCTGGACCCGGAGGTCCGGGTCGGCCTGGCCCTGGACCAGGAAGGGATCGTCCAGGGGGTGACCTCGTGGATGCCGGTCTACGGCCGCGACGGCGAGATCGCCGGGTGGACGCTGGATCTCATGCGCCGGGCCGACGGTGGCTTCCGGGCCACCATGGAGTTCCTCATCGCCTCGTCCTGCCTGTGGTTCAAGGACCAGGGGGCGAAATTCGTCTCGCTGTCCGGTGCGCCGCTGGCCCGTTCGGAGGGCGAGGAGGGCCACCCGGAGAAGGCGGTGGAGAAGTTCCTGAACACCCTGGGCGCCACCCTGGAACCGGTGTACGGATTCCGTTCCCTGCACAAGTTCAAGGCCAAGTTCCAGCCCCGGCTCACCCCGATGTACATGGTCTACCGGGACGAGGCCGACCTGCCCCGGATCGGCCTGGCCATCACCCGTGCGTACCTGCCGAACGCCGGCATCGGTGAGATGTTGTCGGTCGTCCGGCACTGA
- a CDS encoding GNAT family N-acetyltransferase has translation MTDDARTAVRPARPADLGRIVEVHLAARTGYYRGHLGSGALDRSNAAAAAAWPAHLQPDPGRLVLVAERAGRVIGVAHSGPPHHPEADPAITRELHQLHVDPTVARSGAGSLLMAETLSTWAAAGHRAGRLWVWGFNAPALAFYTAFGWRPDGAVRPDTPPIDGHAMIGLRRDDLTEGSPPPA, from the coding sequence GTGACCGACGACGCCCGGACCGCGGTGCGGCCGGCCCGCCCGGCTGATCTCGGTCGGATCGTCGAGGTGCACCTGGCCGCACGGACCGGCTACTACCGCGGCCATCTGGGGAGTGGGGCGCTCGACCGCAGCAACGCCGCGGCGGCGGCGGCCTGGCCCGCCCACCTGCAGCCGGATCCCGGCCGGCTGGTGCTGGTCGCCGAACGCGCGGGCCGGGTGATCGGCGTGGCCCACTCCGGGCCGCCCCACCACCCCGAGGCCGACCCGGCGATCACCCGCGAGCTGCATCAGCTGCACGTCGACCCCACGGTCGCCCGTTCCGGGGCGGGTTCGCTGCTGATGGCCGAGACGCTGTCGACCTGGGCGGCGGCCGGTCATCGCGCCGGCCGGCTGTGGGTGTGGGGGTTCAACGCCCCGGCGCTGGCGTTCTACACCGCGTTCGGATGGCGGCCGGACGGCGCCGTCCGACCCGACACCCCACCGATCGACGGCCACGCGATGATCGGCCTGCGCCGTGACGATCTGACGGAAGGCAGCCCGCCGCCCGCCTAG
- a CDS encoding thymidylate synthase translates to MQQYLDLLDRILTTGTDKSDRTGTGTRSVFGHQMRFDLAEGFPLVTTKKVHVRSVVVELLWFLRGSTNVRWLQERGVSIWDEWADVDGELGPVYGHQWRSWPTPDGGHIDQIQQVLTSLRTNPDSRRHLVSAWNVAEVGDMALPPCHTMFQFYVANGKLSCQLYQRSADVFLGVPFNIASYALLTQMVAQVVGLEPGDFVHTLGDAHLYSNHLDQARLQLTREPRPLPTLQLDPTITELDAFDQQHIAVLGYDPHPGIKAPIAV, encoded by the coding sequence ATGCAGCAGTACTTGGATCTCCTGGACCGCATCCTCACCACCGGGACGGACAAGTCCGATCGGACCGGCACCGGGACCCGCAGCGTCTTCGGACACCAGATGCGCTTCGACCTGGCCGAGGGTTTCCCACTCGTCACCACGAAGAAGGTGCACGTCCGTTCGGTGGTCGTGGAACTGCTCTGGTTCCTGCGCGGCTCGACGAACGTGCGATGGCTGCAGGAGCGCGGGGTGAGCATCTGGGACGAGTGGGCCGACGTGGACGGCGAGCTCGGCCCCGTCTACGGGCACCAGTGGCGATCCTGGCCCACCCCCGACGGCGGACACATCGACCAGATCCAGCAGGTGCTGACCTCGCTGCGGACCAACCCCGACTCCCGACGCCACCTGGTGTCGGCGTGGAACGTCGCCGAGGTCGGCGACATGGCCCTCCCGCCGTGCCACACCATGTTCCAGTTCTACGTCGCGAACGGGAAGCTGTCCTGCCAGCTCTACCAGCGGTCGGCGGACGTGTTCCTCGGGGTGCCGTTCAACATTGCCTCCTACGCCCTGCTCACGCAGATGGTCGCGCAGGTCGTCGGGCTGGAGCCGGGCGACTTCGTGCACACCCTGGGCGACGCGCACCTGTACTCCAACCACCTGGACCAGGCCCGACTGCAGCTGACCCGGGAACCTCGGCCCCTGCCGACCCTGCAGCTGGATCCGACCATCACCGAACTGGACGCCTTCGACCAGCAGCACATCGCCGTCCTGGGGTACGACCCGCACCCGGGCATCAAGGCCCCCATCGCGGTATGA
- a CDS encoding pentapeptide repeat-containing protein, with translation MDGSRLELTDLAADCSRCAGLCCVVPAFARSADFAIDKPAGTPCPNLQPDTRCGIHTRLRDRGFAGCTVYDCFGAGQQLTQVGFGGRSWQGSPALARDMFATFPVARDLHELLWFVVAARDVTTGALRRRLQDSVDALSAHRAAPPEVLRRLDVDALHASTNVLLRAASDQARSASPGPRADHRGADLFGADLRPADLRGASLRGALMIGADLRRVDLALADLTGADLRGADLRGADLRTALFVQQAQLESARGDDSTALPPRLTQPAHWATRRRGPRA, from the coding sequence GTGGACGGTTCCCGTCTGGAGCTCACCGACCTGGCCGCCGACTGCAGCCGGTGCGCCGGTCTGTGCTGCGTCGTCCCGGCGTTCGCCCGATCCGCCGACTTCGCGATCGACAAGCCCGCCGGGACGCCGTGCCCGAATCTGCAGCCCGACACCCGGTGCGGCATCCACACCCGCCTGCGGGACCGCGGCTTCGCCGGATGCACCGTCTACGACTGCTTCGGCGCGGGCCAGCAACTGACCCAGGTCGGCTTCGGCGGCCGCAGCTGGCAGGGGTCCCCCGCCCTCGCCCGCGACATGTTCGCCACCTTCCCGGTCGCCCGCGACCTGCACGAGCTGCTGTGGTTCGTCGTGGCCGCCCGGGACGTCACCACGGGTGCGCTGCGCCGTCGACTGCAGGACAGCGTCGACGCCCTCTCCGCCCACCGGGCGGCTCCCCCCGAGGTCCTGCGCCGGCTCGACGTCGACGCCCTCCACGCCTCGACCAACGTGCTGCTCCGCGCGGCGTCCGACCAGGCCCGCTCCGCCTCCCCCGGCCCCCGGGCCGACCACCGCGGCGCCGACCTGTTCGGGGCCGATCTCCGGCCGGCGGACCTGCGCGGAGCCAGCCTGCGCGGGGCGTTGATGATCGGGGCGGACCTGCGTCGCGTCGACCTGGCGCTGGCCGATCTCACCGGCGCCGATCTCCGCGGAGCGGACCTCCGCGGGGCCGATCTCCGCACCGCGCTGTTCGTCCAGCAGGCCCAGCTGGAGTCCGCCCGCGGGGACGACAGCACCGCGCTCCCCCCGCGGCTGACCCAACCGGCGCACTGGGCGACCCGGCGTCGAGGGCCCCGCGCGTAG
- a CDS encoding alkaline phosphatase D family protein codes for MTRLLIGPVLRHVGTHDATVWVEVDGPCEVEILGHRARTWTMAGHHYALVTITGLAAGSDHPYQVRLDDDLVWPRPDDPRPACRIRTLGGGDDVRVVFGSCRFSTEDAVRGQKFADDALDCYARDLVHTPQDRWPDALLMLGDQVYADDTSAATKQRIAARRDPTVGAKEEVADFEEYTWLYDESWTDPDVRWLFSVLPTSMIFDDHDVHDDWNTSHAWRRDMQGTSWWQERVIGALSSYWVYQHLGNLSPAELAADDLYQRVLTHDGDVEPLLRVFAAAADREADGAKGYRWSYRRDLGRVRLLVVDSRCGRILADDRRTMVSDPEFDWIIEQVAGDYDHLLLGTSLPWLLPRAMHDVEAWNEVLGAGRRGRVVAAVSEKLRRAADLEHWASFGESFARLSGLIRSVAAGEHAPGGVAPATVCVLSGDVHHAYVATAHYPEPVDSAVYQLTCSPLHNHVPPVMKMLFRGAWSRAAERCTRVVLGLLATVPVPPLSWTRDAGPFFGDEIAVLALSGRRAELRLAKASSPGERSTLHEVEHLTLS; via the coding sequence GTGACCCGTCTGCTGATCGGCCCGGTGCTGCGGCACGTCGGTACCCACGACGCGACCGTCTGGGTCGAGGTCGACGGGCCGTGCGAGGTCGAGATCCTGGGTCACCGCGCCCGCACCTGGACGATGGCCGGCCACCACTACGCCCTGGTCACGATCACCGGGCTCGCGGCCGGCTCCGACCACCCGTACCAGGTCAGACTGGACGACGACCTGGTCTGGCCGCGGCCCGACGATCCCCGGCCCGCCTGCCGGATCCGCACCCTCGGGGGCGGCGACGACGTCAGGGTGGTCTTCGGATCCTGTCGGTTCTCCACCGAGGACGCGGTGCGCGGCCAGAAGTTCGCCGACGACGCCCTGGACTGCTACGCCCGGGATCTCGTCCACACCCCGCAGGACCGTTGGCCCGACGCCCTTCTCATGCTGGGCGACCAGGTGTACGCGGACGACACCTCGGCGGCGACGAAGCAGCGGATCGCCGCCCGGCGCGACCCGACCGTCGGTGCGAAGGAGGAGGTGGCGGACTTCGAGGAGTACACCTGGCTCTACGACGAGTCCTGGACCGATCCGGACGTGCGGTGGCTGTTCTCCGTCCTGCCCACCTCGATGATCTTCGACGACCACGACGTGCACGACGACTGGAACACCTCGCACGCCTGGCGCCGCGACATGCAGGGGACCTCCTGGTGGCAGGAACGCGTCATTGGGGCCCTGTCGAGCTATTGGGTGTACCAGCACCTGGGCAACCTCTCCCCGGCCGAGCTGGCCGCGGACGATCTCTACCAGCGGGTTCTCACCCACGACGGGGACGTCGAGCCGCTGCTGCGGGTCTTCGCCGCCGCGGCCGACCGAGAGGCCGACGGGGCCAAGGGCTACCGCTGGTCCTACCGTCGCGATCTGGGCCGGGTCCGGCTGCTGGTCGTCGACTCGCGGTGCGGGCGCATCCTGGCCGACGATCGCCGGACCATGGTCAGCGATCCGGAGTTCGACTGGATCATCGAGCAGGTCGCCGGCGACTACGACCACCTGCTGCTCGGCACGTCGCTGCCCTGGCTGCTGCCCCGGGCCATGCACGACGTGGAGGCCTGGAACGAGGTCCTGGGCGCGGGCCGCCGGGGCAGGGTCGTCGCCGCGGTCTCCGAGAAGCTGCGCCGCGCCGCCGATCTCGAGCACTGGGCCTCCTTCGGGGAGTCGTTCGCCCGGCTGTCCGGGCTGATCCGATCGGTGGCTGCGGGCGAGCACGCCCCGGGTGGCGTCGCCCCGGCGACCGTCTGCGTGCTGTCGGGCGATGTCCACCACGCCTACGTGGCCACCGCCCACTACCCCGAACCGGTCGACTCCGCCGTCTACCAGCTGACCTGCTCGCCGCTGCACAACCACGTCCCGCCGGTGATGAAGATGCTGTTCCGCGGGGCCTGGAGCCGGGCCGCCGAACGCTGCACCCGCGTCGTGCTCGGCCTGCTGGCCACCGTGCCGGTCCCCCCGCTGAGCTGGACCCGGGACGCCGGGCCGTTCTTCGGGGACGAGATCGCCGTGCTCGCCCTGTCCGGCCGGCGCGCCGAGCTCCGGCTGGCCAAGGCCAGCTCCCCCGGTGAGCGGAGCACCCTGCACGAGGTCGAGCACCTCACCCTGTCGTGA
- a CDS encoding spore photoproduct lyase family protein, giving the protein MTSSSAALPAPALADPLDPTDTGVDTDGDDTPGSGRRWRPRRVMITRSAAELPHGQEILRRCAAAGVANIDLLTSDRLPSLGGDNPRAAYALAKSTLAVVVAPPSKRALQPIPPSADWRFDLAVGCPAHCQYCYLAGSLTGPPVIRAYANLPEILAGLDPAVGQGAVTSRSTDRRHEGTTFEASCYTDPLGIEDVTGSLSATIAHFGRHDWAGPVQLRATTKFAAVEPLLTLDHGGRTRIRMSVNAADVAGRFDGGTSPVPARLAALGRLARAGYPVGLTVAPIMPVEGWQEQYGELFDAAQRILGGVPGLDLTAELITHRFTARSKEILLDWYPRTRLEMDEDLRRQKRGKFGAVKYVYPTPIMNEMKAWFPSALAERLPAARFLYWT; this is encoded by the coding sequence GTGACCTCCTCCAGCGCGGCCCTCCCGGCACCGGCGCTCGCCGACCCGCTGGACCCGACGGACACCGGCGTCGACACGGACGGCGACGACACCCCGGGTTCCGGTCGACGGTGGCGACCGCGTCGGGTGATGATCACCCGCTCGGCCGCCGAGCTGCCGCACGGGCAGGAGATCCTGCGCCGGTGCGCGGCCGCCGGGGTGGCGAACATCGATCTGCTCACCTCCGACCGGCTGCCGTCGCTCGGCGGGGACAACCCCCGCGCCGCCTACGCCCTGGCCAAGTCCACCCTGGCCGTCGTCGTCGCGCCGCCGTCCAAGCGGGCCCTGCAGCCCATCCCGCCCAGCGCGGACTGGCGGTTCGACCTGGCCGTCGGATGTCCGGCGCACTGCCAGTACTGCTATCTGGCCGGATCGTTGACCGGTCCACCGGTGATCCGCGCCTACGCGAACCTGCCGGAGATCCTCGCCGGGCTGGATCCGGCCGTCGGCCAGGGGGCGGTCACCTCGCGCAGCACCGACCGTCGGCACGAGGGCACGACGTTCGAGGCCTCCTGCTACACCGACCCGCTCGGGATCGAGGACGTCACCGGGTCCCTGTCGGCGACCATCGCGCACTTCGGCCGGCACGACTGGGCCGGCCCCGTGCAACTACGGGCCACCACCAAGTTCGCCGCCGTCGAACCGCTGCTGACCCTCGACCACGGGGGACGCACCCGCATCCGCATGTCGGTCAACGCCGCTGATGTCGCCGGTCGGTTCGACGGCGGTACCTCGCCGGTTCCGGCCCGGCTGGCCGCGTTGGGTCGTCTCGCTCGGGCCGGCTATCCGGTCGGCCTGACCGTGGCGCCGATCATGCCGGTGGAGGGTTGGCAGGAGCAGTACGGCGAGCTGTTCGACGCGGCGCAGCGCATCCTCGGCGGGGTTCCCGGGCTCGATCTCACCGCGGAGCTGATCACCCACAGGTTCACCGCCCGCAGCAAGGAGATCCTGCTCGACTGGTATCCGCGCACCCGGCTGGAGATGGACGAGGACCTGCGGCGGCAGAAGCGGGGCAAGTTCGGCGCCGTCAAGTACGTCTACCCGACCCCGATCATGAACGAGATGAAGGCCTGGTTCCCGTCGGCCCTGGCCGAACGCCTCCCGGCGGCCCGGTTCCTCTACTGGACGTGA
- a CDS encoding M20 metallopeptidase family protein, with the protein MALHDEARELTADLSALRRALHAVPEVGLDLPVTQQVILDALSGLDLEISTGTDTTSVTAVLRGTGDGPVVLLRGDMDALPVTELTGESFAPAADSPHHGSMHACGHDLHMAGLVGAARLLAARRAELTGDVVFMFQPGEEGFDGASVMLAEGVLQAAGRPVDAAYGLHVFSGYFPNGQITARPGPLMASSAGLHVRVVGAGGHGSAPHMSKDPIPAAAEMVLALQTMVTRRFSVFDPVVITVGSFHAGTKRNVIPDEAVFDATVRTFDSATAERVAAEAVALCEGIARAHGLVAHAEFQGEYPVTVNDDAEYAFAAETARAVFGDDRFAELPFPLTGSEDFSRVLAEVPGAYLFLGAGTKPLGEAASNHSPLASFDDAVLPDAAALLAELAVRRMARG; encoded by the coding sequence ATGGCGTTGCACGACGAAGCTCGCGAGCTGACCGCTGACCTGAGCGCTCTGCGGCGCGCCCTGCACGCGGTTCCCGAGGTCGGACTCGACCTCCCGGTGACCCAGCAGGTGATCCTGGACGCGCTGAGCGGGCTCGACCTGGAGATCAGCACCGGGACCGACACGACCTCCGTCACCGCGGTCCTGCGCGGTACCGGCGACGGCCCGGTCGTCCTGCTCCGCGGCGACATGGATGCGCTGCCCGTCACCGAGCTCACCGGGGAGTCGTTCGCCCCCGCCGCCGACTCCCCGCACCACGGATCGATGCACGCCTGCGGCCACGACCTGCACATGGCCGGTCTGGTCGGCGCGGCCCGACTGCTGGCCGCCCGCCGGGCCGAGCTCACCGGTGACGTCGTCTTCATGTTCCAGCCCGGCGAGGAGGGCTTCGACGGCGCCTCGGTCATGCTGGCCGAGGGCGTACTGCAGGCCGCCGGTCGCCCGGTGGACGCGGCCTACGGCCTGCACGTCTTCTCCGGCTACTTCCCCAACGGGCAGATCACGGCCCGCCCGGGTCCGCTGATGGCCTCGTCGGCCGGCCTGCACGTCCGGGTGGTCGGCGCCGGCGGCCACGGTTCCGCGCCGCACATGAGCAAGGACCCGATCCCGGCGGCGGCGGAGATGGTGCTCGCCCTGCAGACCATGGTCACCCGGCGGTTCAGCGTCTTCGACCCGGTGGTCATCACGGTCGGGTCGTTCCACGCCGGGACGAAGCGGAACGTGATCCCGGACGAGGCCGTCTTCGACGCCACCGTCCGCACCTTCGACTCCGCGACCGCCGAGCGCGTCGCCGCCGAGGCCGTCGCCCTGTGCGAGGGCATCGCCCGGGCCCACGGACTGGTCGCCCACGCCGAGTTCCAGGGCGAGTACCCGGTGACGGTCAACGACGACGCCGAGTACGCGTTCGCGGCCGAGACGGCCCGCGCGGTGTTCGGCGACGACCGGTTCGCCGAGTTGCCCTTCCCGCTCACCGGGTCCGAGGACTTCTCCCGGGTGCTGGCCGAGGTCCCGGGGGCCTACCTGTTCCTGGGGGCCGGGACGAAGCCGCTCGGCGAGGCGGCCAGCAACCATTCGCCGCTGGCCTCGTTCGACGATGCCGTGCTGCCCGACGCGGCCGCCCTGCTGGCCGAGCTGGCCGTGCGCCGGATGGCTCGCGGCTGA